A genomic stretch from Deltaproteobacteria bacterium includes:
- the uvrB gene encoding excinuclease ABC subunit UvrB has protein sequence MSPAFRLSAPFSPAGDQPGAIRELSDGLTRGIPRQVLLGVTGSGKTYTMASVIAAVDRPALVIAPNKTLAAQLYSEFRTLFPENAVEYFVSYYDYYQPEAYVPQTDTFIEKDSAINEQIDKMRHAATRSVMTRRDVIVVASVSCIYGLGSPEFYAKMTIRLEAGAEFPRNALLRRLIDLQYERNDVDFHRGTFRVRGDAIELFPAYEEERVLRIEYDFDRIERIRYVDPLRGTRLSDVGETVVFPASHYVTPEDQLERAVRGIEEELEVRLAEFGGGGKLLEAERLRQRTTYDLEMIRQMGFCSGIENYSRHLDGRSPGQPPHTLIDYFPKGFVTFLDESHVTVPQLNGMYNGDRSRKRTLVAFGFRLPSALDNRPLRFEEWNERVGQVVFVSATPSEYELRESGGAVVEQIIRPTGLVDPGVEVRPAKTQVDDLLGEIRERAAAGERVLVTTLTKRMAEDLTEHYEAQGVRVRYLHSDIDTVERTNILRELRLGKFDVLVGINLLREGLDLPEVSLVAILDADKEGFLRSARSLVQTFGRAARNVSGKAILYADTETGSMREAIAETRRRRERQVAYNRERGITPETIRKSVSDPIGQACEADYVAVPAAEEWEFRSREEMLKLRNRLRKDMERAAKKLDFERAAELRDRLLALEKVELAAG, from the coding sequence TTGAGTCCCGCGTTCAGGCTTTCCGCTCCGTTTTCCCCCGCGGGGGACCAACCGGGAGCGATCCGGGAACTGTCCGACGGGTTGACCCGCGGGATCCCCCGGCAGGTGCTCCTCGGCGTCACCGGGTCGGGGAAGACGTACACGATGGCGTCCGTCATCGCCGCCGTGGACCGCCCGGCGCTGGTGATCGCGCCGAACAAGACGCTGGCCGCGCAGCTCTACTCGGAATTCAGGACGCTCTTCCCCGAAAACGCCGTGGAATATTTCGTCTCCTACTACGACTACTACCAGCCCGAGGCGTACGTCCCGCAGACCGACACCTTCATCGAGAAGGATTCGGCGATCAACGAGCAGATCGACAAGATGCGGCACGCCGCCACGCGGTCGGTCATGACGCGCCGCGACGTGATCGTGGTGGCGTCCGTCTCGTGCATCTATGGGCTGGGCTCCCCCGAGTTCTACGCGAAGATGACGATCCGCCTGGAGGCGGGGGCGGAGTTCCCGCGGAATGCACTGCTTCGGCGCCTGATCGACCTGCAGTACGAGCGCAACGATGTGGACTTCCACCGGGGGACGTTCCGGGTCCGCGGGGACGCGATCGAGCTGTTCCCGGCGTACGAGGAGGAGCGGGTCCTCCGGATCGAGTACGACTTCGACCGGATCGAGCGGATCCGGTACGTGGACCCCCTGCGCGGGACCCGGCTCTCCGATGTGGGGGAGACGGTCGTCTTCCCGGCGAGCCACTACGTGACCCCGGAGGATCAGCTCGAGCGCGCCGTCCGCGGAATCGAGGAGGAGCTCGAGGTGCGCCTCGCCGAGTTCGGCGGAGGGGGAAAGCTCCTGGAGGCGGAACGGCTCAGGCAGCGGACGACGTACGACCTCGAGATGATCCGCCAGATGGGGTTCTGCTCCGGCATCGAGAACTACTCCCGCCACCTCGACGGGCGGTCTCCCGGACAGCCGCCGCACACGCTCATCGACTACTTCCCGAAAGGGTTCGTGACGTTCCTCGACGAATCCCACGTCACGGTTCCGCAGCTGAACGGGATGTACAACGGCGACCGGTCCCGGAAGCGGACGCTGGTCGCTTTCGGGTTCCGGCTCCCGTCCGCCCTCGACAACCGCCCCTTGCGGTTCGAGGAGTGGAACGAGCGGGTCGGGCAGGTCGTGTTCGTCTCCGCGACCCCCTCGGAGTACGAGCTCCGGGAGAGCGGCGGCGCCGTGGTGGAGCAGATCATCCGCCCGACGGGGCTCGTCGACCCCGGAGTGGAGGTGCGCCCGGCGAAGACGCAGGTGGACGACCTCCTGGGGGAGATCCGGGAGCGCGCGGCGGCGGGGGAGCGGGTCCTCGTCACCACCCTGACGAAGCGGATGGCGGAGGACCTGACCGAGCATTACGAGGCGCAGGGGGTGCGCGTGCGGTACCTGCACTCCGACATCGACACCGTCGAGCGGACGAACATCCTGCGGGAGCTGCGACTGGGCAAGTTCGACGTTCTCGTCGGGATCAACCTGCTGCGGGAGGGGCTCGATCTCCCGGAGGTGTCGCTGGTCGCGATCCTCGACGCCGACAAGGAGGGGTTCCTCCGCTCCGCCCGCTCCCTCGTCCAGACGTTCGGCCGCGCCGCGCGGAACGTCTCCGGGAAGGCGATCCTCTACGCGGACACCGAGACCGGGTCGATGCGGGAGGCGATCGCCGAGACGCGCCGCCGCCGGGAGAGGCAGGTCGCGTACAACCGGGAGCGCGGGATCACCCCCGAGACGATCCGGAAAAGCGTATCCGATCCGATCGGCCAGGCGTGCGAGGCGGACTACGTGGCGGTCCCTGCCGCGGAGGAGTGGGAGTTCCGGTCCAGGGAGGAGATGCTGAAGCTCCGGAACAGGCTCCGGAAGGACATGGAGCGGGCGGCGAAGAAGCTCGATTTCGAGCGGGCGGCGGAGCTGCGCGACCGGCTTCTCGCCCTGGAGAAGGTGGAGCTTGCCGCGGGCTGA